A single region of the Marinobacter nanhaiticus D15-8W genome encodes:
- a CDS encoding tripartite tricarboxylate transporter TctB family protein produces the protein MTTLNDRIFGVLMIVLAIAYGWGATQLPEPFGGSEAVGPETFPLLLAVVLGLSSLYMVVRPDPDNAWPWSRTGVELVIAVVVLVLYAMLLQPLGFIISTTLAVGTLCWRMGARPVKAFITGGVAGVVVFLLFNFALDLALPLGLLDFMEAN, from the coding sequence ATGACTACCTTGAACGACCGTATCTTCGGCGTTCTGATGATCGTCCTGGCCATCGCGTATGGCTGGGGCGCGACTCAGCTGCCCGAACCTTTCGGTGGGTCCGAGGCCGTCGGACCCGAAACCTTCCCGCTGCTGTTGGCCGTGGTGCTGGGACTCTCCAGCCTGTACATGGTGGTCCGTCCCGATCCCGATAACGCGTGGCCCTGGAGCCGCACGGGGGTAGAGCTGGTCATCGCCGTGGTCGTGCTGGTGCTCTATGCCATGCTCCTGCAGCCGCTGGGTTTCATCATCAGCACCACACTCGCCGTTGGCACGCTGTGCTGGCGCATGGGCGCGCGTCCGGTTAAGGCATTTATTACCGGCGGCGTGGCTGGTGTCGTGGTGTTCCTCCTGTTCAACTTTGCGCTCGACCTGGCGCTACCGTTGGGCCTGCTTGATTTCATGGAGGCCAACTGA
- a CDS encoding tripartite tricarboxylate transporter permease encodes METLSFLMDGFAVALQPENLMFALLGAFLGTLIGALPGLGPANGVAILIPLAFTLGLRPETALIMLTAVYAGAMYGGRISSILLNIPGDEPAMMTCLDGYPMAKKGKAAEALAISAIASFMGSLIATIGLILLAPILARFALTFGPAEYFALFLLAFATLGGITGKNPMKTVVAAAIGLMIATVGIDNTGVQRFTFGTLELYEGVDFIIAIVGLFAISELLFFIEDKAGGGKEKMTVNKLKLSFSDIRGIMPSCFRGGVLGFIAGVLPGAGASLGSFIGYTLEKKVVGKKGYFGEGDPRGVAGPEAGNNGASSGALVPMLTLGVPGSGTTAVLLALLISMNITPGPLMFTQNADIVWGVIAALLIGNFLLLVLNIPLVGIFVKLLSVPPMYLLPIVTMVAFVGIYSISNTTFDLYFMVAFGVAGYIFRKLEIPLVPIILGLLLGPEMEKNLRHALDISDGDWTVLWESGLAIGLWVFAGLGLILPYIIGPILRRRMNSAVKEMPTSD; translated from the coding sequence ATGGAAACCCTTAGCTTCCTGATGGACGGCTTCGCCGTCGCGCTGCAGCCTGAAAACCTGATGTTTGCCCTGCTGGGTGCATTCCTCGGCACACTGATCGGCGCCCTGCCGGGACTTGGCCCCGCAAACGGCGTGGCGATCCTGATCCCGCTGGCCTTCACCCTGGGCCTGCGTCCGGAAACCGCCCTGATCATGCTTACGGCGGTCTATGCCGGCGCGATGTACGGCGGACGGATATCGTCGATCCTGCTGAATATTCCCGGTGACGAACCGGCGATGATGACCTGCCTTGACGGCTATCCCATGGCAAAGAAGGGCAAGGCTGCCGAAGCACTGGCCATCTCTGCTATCGCCTCCTTTATGGGCAGCCTGATTGCCACCATAGGCCTGATCCTGCTGGCGCCGATCCTGGCCCGGTTCGCACTGACGTTCGGCCCGGCGGAGTATTTCGCGCTCTTCCTGCTGGCGTTTGCCACCCTTGGCGGCATTACTGGCAAGAATCCCATGAAGACGGTGGTCGCTGCGGCTATCGGCCTGATGATCGCCACTGTCGGCATCGACAATACCGGCGTACAGCGTTTCACCTTTGGCACGCTGGAACTCTATGAAGGCGTGGACTTCATCATCGCCATCGTCGGTCTCTTCGCCATCTCCGAACTGCTGTTCTTCATCGAGGACAAGGCCGGTGGCGGCAAGGAGAAGATGACCGTCAACAAGCTCAAGCTGAGCTTCTCAGATATTCGGGGCATCATGCCTTCGTGTTTCCGCGGCGGTGTCCTCGGCTTTATCGCGGGGGTCCTTCCCGGCGCTGGCGCCTCCCTGGGCAGCTTCATCGGCTACACCCTGGAAAAGAAAGTGGTCGGCAAGAAAGGCTACTTCGGCGAGGGTGATCCGCGTGGTGTGGCTGGCCCCGAAGCCGGCAACAACGGGGCTTCAAGTGGTGCACTCGTTCCCATGCTGACGCTGGGCGTACCCGGTAGCGGTACTACAGCCGTGCTGCTGGCCCTGCTGATCTCGATGAACATCACGCCAGGCCCGCTGATGTTCACCCAGAACGCCGACATTGTCTGGGGTGTCATTGCTGCGCTGCTGATTGGCAACTTCCTGCTTCTGGTGCTGAACATTCCGCTGGTCGGCATATTCGTGAAGCTGCTGTCGGTTCCGCCGATGTACCTGCTGCCGATCGTGACCATGGTGGCCTTCGTTGGTATCTACTCGATCAGCAATACCACCTTCGACCTCTATTTCATGGTTGCTTTCGGAGTTGCCGGCTACATTTTCCGCAAACTCGAGATCCCGCTGGTGCCCATTATCCTTGGTCTGTTGTTAGGACCGGAGATGGAAAAGAACCTGCGTCACGCGCTGGATATTTCAGACGGCGACTGGACGGTACTGTGGGAAAGCGGGTTGGCTATCGGCCTCTGGGTCTTTGCCGGTCTCGGGCTGATCCTGCCGTACATCATCGGCCCGATCCTGCGCCGCCGGATGAACTCGGCAGTCAAGGAGATGCCCACCTCCGACTAA